In Solanum pennellii chromosome 3, SPENNV200, a single window of DNA contains:
- the LOC107012936 gene encoding crooked neck-like protein 1, whose translation MASKLPRATRVKNKTPAPIQITAEQILREARERQEAEIRPPKQKITDQTEVDDYRLRKRKEFESLISRVGWNKSVWVKYAEWEESQKDLKRARSIWERALGIDALNRDHTIWLKYVHMEMKNKFVNHARNLWDRAVIRLPRVDQLWYKYIHMEEMIGNVAGARGIFERWMEWMPDQQGWFSYIKFELRYNEIERAREIFERFVQCHPKVSAWIRFAKFEMKNEEIGRARNCYERAVDKFADDDEEAEQLFVAFAEFEDKCRETDRARCIYKFALDHIPKGRAEDLYSKFLAFEKQYGDKEGIEDAIVGKRRFQYEDQVKENPRNYDTWFDYIRLEESVGNKERIREVYERAIANVPPAEEKRYWQRYIYLWINYALYEELDAQDMERTRHVYRECVKLIPHHKFSFAKIWLLAAQFEIRQLRLKEARLLLGEAIGRAPKDKIFKKYIEIELHFGNIDRCRKLYEKYLECSPENCYAWSKFAELEKSLYETERARAVFELAIDQPALDFPELLWKAYIDFEISEGEFEKTRALYERLLNRTKHVKVWLSYAKFEASAMSSDINQKKKCLQHTRDVFERAVSYLINSAPELKEERVILLEEWIYMENSFGELGDANIVRAKLPKKLKKRRQIETEDGPAAYEEYIDYLFPEQTTNNMKLLESAYKWKKQRVASKD comes from the coding sequence ATGGCTTCAAAGCTTCCTAGAGCTACACGGGTGAAGAACAAAACCCCAGCCCCAATCCAAATCACGGCTGAGCAGATCCTCCGGGAAGCTAGAGAACGTCAAGAGGCAGAAATCAGACCGCCCAAACAGAAAATCACTGACCAAACTGAAGTAGACGATTACCGCCTTCGCAAGCGAAAGGAATTTGAATCCTTAATCAGCCGTGTAGGCTGGAACAAGAGTGTGTGGGTGAAATATGCTGAATGGGAAGAATCACAAAAGGACTTGAAGCGTGCACGTTCTATCTGGGAACGTGCGCTTGGAATTGATGCACTTAACCGTGACCATACCATCTGGTTGAAGTACGTCCATATGGAGATGAAGAATAAGTTTGTTAATCATGCTCGTAATCTATGGGATCGAGCTGTTATCCGTTTGCCTAGGGTTGATCAGTTGTGGTACAAGTATATTCATATGGAAGAGATGATCGGCAATGTAGCTGGCGCAAGAGGTATTTTTGAGAGGTGGATGGAATGGATGCCGGACCAGCAAGGCTGGTTCTCTTACATTAAGTTTGAGTTGAGGTATAATGAAATAGAGAGGGCAAGAGAAATTTTCGAGAGATTCGTGCAGTGTCATCCCAAAGTTAGTGCTTGGATTAGGTTTGCAAAATTTGAGATGAAGAATGAGGAGATTGGGAGGGCAAGGAATTGTTATGAGAGGGCTGTGGATAAGTTTGCAGATGATGACGAGGAAGCTGAGCAGTTGTTTGTGGCATTTGCAGAGTTCGAGGACAAGTGTAGGGAGACGGACAGGGCAAGGTGCATATATAAATTTGCACTTGATCACATACCAAAAGGGCGAGCTGAGGATTTGTACAGCAAGTTTCTGGCATTTGAAAAGCAGTATGGTGATAAGGAAGGTATTGAGGATGCTATAGTTGGAAAAAGGAGGTTTCAATATGAGGATCAAGTAAAGGAGAATCCACGTAACTATGATACGTGGTTTGATTATATTCGTCTAGAAGAGAGCGTTGGAAATAAAGAGAGGATTAGAGAGGTTTATGAGAGAGCCATCGCTAATGTTCCTCCTGCTGAAGAGAAGCGGTATTGGCAGCGATACATTTACTTATGGATTAATTATGCATTATATGAAGAGCTTGATGCACAAGACATGGAAAGGACCAGACATGTCTACAGGGAGTGTGTTAAGCTGATTCCGCATCACAAGTTCTCATTTGCAAAGATTTGGTTGTTGGCTGCCCAGTTTGAGATTCGGCAGTTAAGACTCAAGGAGGCGCGGCTATTACTTGGAGAAGCAATTGGAAGGGCTCCTAAAGACAAGATATTTAAGAAGTACATTGAGATAGAGCTGCATTTTGGGAACATAGACCGTTGCAGAAAGCTTTATGAGAAGTACTTAGAATGTTCACCTGAAAATTGCTATGCTTGGAGCAAATTCGCTGAGTTAGAGAAGTCCTTGTATGAAACAGAGAGAGCCAGAGCTGTTTTTGAGCTTGCAATTGACCAACCTGCACTGGATTTTCCCGAGTTACTATGGAAGGCTTACATCGACTTTGAGATCTCTGAGGGTGAATTTGAAAAAACAAGAGCACTATATGAAAGACTTCTTAACCGCACAAAACATGTAAAGGTGTGGTTAAGTTACGCTAAGTTTGAGGCTTCAGCTATGAGTTCAGATATCAATCAGAAAAAGAAGTGCTTGCAACATACCAGAGATGTGTTTGAGAGGGCCGTTTCTTACCTGATAAATTCGGCACCTGAACTGAAGGAAGAAAGAGTAATACTTCTCGAAGAATGGATATATATGGAAAACAGTTTTGGTGAGCTTGGTGATGCCAATATAGTCCGTGCCAAACTACCAAAGAAACTGAAGAAGAGAAGACAAATAGAGACGGAGGATGGTCCAGCAGCATACGAGGAGTATATAGACTATCTTTTTCCTGAGCAGACTACTAATAATATGAAACTCTTGGAGTCTGCTTATAAATGGAAGAAGCAGCGAGTTGCATCCAAGGATTAg
- the LOC107012937 gene encoding DUF21 domain-containing protein At5g52790-like, which translates to MAANDVPCCETMFWVYLIICVSLVCFAGLMSGLTLGLMSLSLMDLEVLIKAGQPNDRKNAEKILPIVKNQHLLLCTLLICNAMAMEALPIFLDALLPAWGAILISVTLILAFGEIIPQSICSRYGLSIGARLAPLVRLLVIVVFPLSYPISKLLDLLLGKGHSALLRRAELKTLVNMHGNEAGKGGELSHDETTIIAGALDLAQKSVKDAMTPMSRVFSLDLHSKLTDEMINLIISKGHSRVPVYSSSPTNIVGLILVKNLIKCRPEDEVPIKDLTIRSIPKVPDSLPLYDLLNQFEKGHSHMAVVVKSRRITKETAENATAKHDIIKINILPASPIQQLHAFEKGEEAIGIITMEDVLEQLLQEPIYDETDDYVDVHNKIRINIPPSMIFSPRRSPGAVATGATNYKPKWQSPIASPIHSSAHQSPMLRSPVSPYVQSPYIAPKLSPAHLNSTNSPSRFSGSSPSSNDQVFLKSYEKLDKHGV; encoded by the exons ATGGCTGCAAATGATGTGCCATGTTGTGAAACTATGTTTTGGgtatacttaattatttgtgTGTCACTTGTGTGTTTTGCTGGACTTATGTCTGGATTAACACTAGGACTCATGTCTCTTAGCCTTATGGATCTTGAGGTTCTTATTAAGGCTGGTCAGCCAAATGATCGAAAAAACGCGG AGAAAATTTTGCCCATTGTTAAGAATCAGCACTTGCTCTTGTGCACCCTTCTAATATGTAACGCCATGGCTATGGAG GCTCTTCCAATATTCCTTGATGCTTTACTTCCTGCATGGGGTGCTATATTAATATCAGTCACCCTCATACTAGCCTTTGGAGAG ATTATTCCTCAGTCCATATGTTCGCGCTATGGACTGAGCATTGGTGCAAGATTGGCACCTTTGGTTCGTTTGCTCGTCATAGTTGTCTTCCCTTTATCTTACCCCATCAGTAAG TTGTTGGATTTACTCTTGGGGAAAGGGCACTCTGCACTTCTACGCCGTGCGGAGCTGAAAACTTTGGTGAATATGCATGGTAATGAG GCAGGGAAAGGCGGGGAGTTGAGCCACGATGAAACAACCATAATTGCTGGAGCATTGGACCTAGCTCAGAAATCGGTTAAAGATGCAATGACTCCCATGTCCAGAGTTTTTTCCCTTGATCTTCATTCTAAACTTACCGA TGAGATGATAAATCTGATAATAAGCAAAGGCCATAGTCGCGTACCTGTATACTCTAGTAGTCCAACAAATATTGTAGGCCTAATCttg GTGAAGAATTTGATAAAATGTCGTCCTGAAGATGAGGTGCCAATCAAAGATCTCACTATAAGGAGTATACCAAA AGTCCCAGATTCGTTACCATTATATGATCTTCTTAATCAGTTTGAGAAAGGGCACAGCCATATGGCTGTAGTGGTAAAGAGTAGAAGGATCACTAAGGAAACTGCGGAAAATGCCACTGCTAAACACGATATAATCAAGATAAATATCCTTCCGGCCAGTCCAATTCAACAGCTTCATGCATTTGAAAAGG GAGAAGAAGCAATTGGTATCATTACAATGGAAGATGTCCTTGAACAACTTCTGCAG GAACCAATATACGACGAGACAGATGACtatgttgatgttcataacAA AATTAGGATCAACATTCCTCCATCGATGATATTTTCACCTAGACGATCTCCAGGAGCAGTGGCAACAGGGGCTACTAATTATAAACCAAAGTGGCAAAGTCCAATAGCGTCTCCAATACATTCAAGCGCTCATCAAAGTCCTATGTTACGGTCACCTGTTTCACCATACGTGCAGTCACCGTATATTGCCCCAAAACTATCCCCTGCACACTTAAATAGTACAAATTCTCCAAGCAGATTTTCAGGCAGCTCTCCATCATCTAATGATCAG GTTTTTCTGAAATCTTATGAGAAGTTGGACAAACACGGAGTTTAG